A genomic region of Mycolicibacterium poriferae contains the following coding sequences:
- the trxA gene encoding thioredoxin, whose product MSDSGTETATVAVTDDSFSQDVLSSSTPVLVDFWATWCGPCKMVAPVLEEIASEKAGSLTVAKLDVDENPATARDFQVVSIPTMILFKDGEPVKRIVGAKGKAALLRELADLV is encoded by the coding sequence ATGAGCGATTCCGGTACCGAAACAGCCACCGTTGCGGTGACCGACGACTCGTTCTCCCAGGACGTGCTGTCCTCGAGCACTCCGGTCCTGGTCGACTTCTGGGCCACCTGGTGCGGACCGTGCAAGATGGTCGCTCCGGTCCTGGAGGAGATCGCCTCGGAGAAGGCCGGCTCGTTGACGGTCGCCAAGCTCGACGTGGACGAGAACCCGGCCACCGCGCGGGACTTCCAGGTGGTGTCGATTCCGACGATGATCTTGTTCAAGGACGGCGAGCCGGTCAAGCGCATCGTCGGCGCCAAGGGCAAGGCCGCGCTGTTGCGCGAGCTCGCTGACCTGGTCTGA
- a CDS encoding N-acetylmuramoyl-L-alanine amidase, with amino-acid sequence MSSLRRGDRGGAVTEIRAALAALGMIDNPDDDLTTGRHVAVDVFDDDLDHSVRAFQQHRGLLVDGIVGEATYRALKEASYRLGARTLNHQFGAPMYGDDVATLQARLQDLGFYTGLVDGHFGLQTHNALSSYQREYGLYPDGICGPETLRSLYFLGSRVTGGSPHAIREEELVRSSGPRLSGKRIIIDPGRGGDDHGLIMNGPAGPISEADILWDLASRLEGRMTAIGMETFLSRPAHRSPTDAERAGTANTVGADLMISLRCATQPSPAANGVASFHFGNSHGSVSTIGRNLADFIQREVVARTGLRDCRVHGRTWDLLRLTRMPTVQVDVGYVTNPGDRATLVSAESRDSLAEGILAAVKRLYLLGKNDRPTGTFTFAELLAHELSVEQARQG; translated from the coding sequence ATGTCGAGCTTGCGTCGCGGTGACCGCGGGGGTGCGGTCACCGAGATCCGGGCCGCGTTGGCGGCCCTGGGCATGATCGACAACCCCGACGACGATCTGACCACCGGCAGGCATGTCGCGGTCGACGTCTTCGACGATGACCTCGACCACTCCGTGCGCGCGTTCCAGCAGCATCGCGGTCTGCTGGTGGACGGCATCGTCGGTGAAGCCACCTACCGAGCGCTGAAAGAGGCGTCCTACCGTCTCGGTGCCCGCACCCTCAACCACCAGTTCGGCGCCCCGATGTACGGCGACGACGTGGCGACGTTGCAGGCGCGCCTGCAGGATCTCGGTTTCTACACCGGCTTGGTGGACGGTCACTTCGGTCTGCAGACGCACAATGCGCTGTCGTCGTATCAGCGTGAGTACGGGTTGTATCCCGATGGCATCTGTGGCCCGGAAACGTTGCGGTCCTTGTACTTTCTGGGCTCGCGGGTGACCGGTGGTTCGCCGCACGCCATCCGCGAGGAGGAGTTGGTGCGCAGCTCCGGGCCCCGCTTGTCCGGCAAGCGGATCATCATCGATCCGGGTCGCGGCGGTGATGACCACGGGCTCATCATGAACGGGCCCGCCGGCCCCATCAGCGAAGCAGACATCTTGTGGGACTTGGCCAGTCGACTCGAAGGCCGGATGACCGCGATCGGCATGGAGACGTTTCTGTCCCGACCGGCCCACCGCTCCCCCACTGACGCCGAGCGCGCCGGCACCGCCAACACCGTCGGCGCCGATCTGATGATCAGCCTGCGCTGCGCGACGCAACCCAGTCCGGCGGCCAACGGCGTGGCGTCCTTCCATTTCGGTAACTCGCACGGCTCGGTGTCCACGATCGGACGTAACCTCGCCGATTTCATCCAGCGAGAGGTTGTGGCCCGCACCGGGTTACGTGACTGCCGCGTGCACGGCCGGACCTGGGATCTGCTCCGGCTGACCCGGATGCCGACCGTCCAGGTCGACGTCGGTTACGTCACCAATCCCGGCGACCGCGCCACGCTGGTGTCCGCAGAGTCGCGTGATTCCCTCGCCGAGGGAATCCTCGCCGCGGTGAAACGGCTCTATCTGCTCGGCAAGAACGACCGCCCCACCGGCACGTTCACCTTCGCCGAGTTGCTGGCCCACGAATTGTCCGTGGAGCAGGCCCGCCAGGGCTGA
- the sigM gene encoding RNA polymerase sigma factor SigM: MGIFGAHRDGPDQPLGDAELRSDAELLAAHVRGDRYAFEELFHRHHRQLYRLAKLTSRNPDDAADALQDAMLAAHRSAHRFRHDSTVSSWLYRIVVNACLDRLRRNRVHSCEELDEQAGPTADPTGRLVTALVVERALLGLPVEQRAAVVAVDMQGYTVAETALILGVAEGTVKSRCSRARAKLAGALDGLAAGATAG, translated from the coding sequence GTGGGGATCTTCGGGGCACATCGGGACGGGCCGGACCAGCCGCTCGGTGACGCCGAACTGCGCAGTGACGCCGAACTGCTCGCCGCGCATGTCCGCGGCGACCGGTACGCCTTCGAGGAACTGTTCCATCGCCACCATCGGCAGCTCTACCGGCTGGCGAAGCTGACCAGCCGGAACCCCGACGACGCCGCCGACGCGCTGCAGGACGCCATGCTGGCCGCGCACCGGTCCGCGCACCGGTTCCGCCACGACTCCACGGTCAGCAGCTGGCTGTACCGCATCGTCGTCAACGCCTGCCTGGACCGGCTGCGGCGCAACCGCGTGCACTCGTGCGAGGAACTGGACGAGCAGGCCGGTCCGACTGCCGACCCGACCGGCCGGCTGGTCACCGCTCTCGTCGTGGAGCGCGCGCTGCTGGGCCTGCCTGTCGAACAGCGAGCGGCGGTCGTCGCGGTCGACATGCAGGGCTACACCGTCGCCGAGACGGCGCTGATCCTCGGTGTGGCCGAGGGCACGGTGAAGAGCCGCTGCTCACGGGCCCGCGCCAAGCTGGCGGGCGCGCTGGACGGGTTGGCCGCCGGTGCCACCGCCGGATGA
- the murJ gene encoding murein biosynthesis integral membrane protein MurJ: protein MAIATLVSRLTGFARMVLLAILLGGPLLSAFTVANQLPNLIAALVLEATFTAIFVPVLARAERDDPDGGAAFVRRLLTLATTLLLVVTAVSIVAAPQLVNLMLGSDPEVNRPLTTAFAYLLLPQIIFYGLSSVFMAILNTRNVFGPPAWAPVVNNMVALVTLGLFALVPGELSIDPVAMGTAKLLVLGIGTTLGVITQAAVVFVALRARHVSMRPLWGIDDRLKKFGMMALAMVLYVLISQAGLVVGNRIAAGAADSGPAIYNYTWLILQLPFGIIGVTVLTVVMPRLSRNAAAENGPAVLADLSLATRLTMVTLIPIVAMMTVGGPAIGSALFSYGNFGAADAGYLGVAISLSAFTLIPYTLLLLQLRVFYAREEPWTPIALIVVITAVKIAASVAAPHLTDDPKLVAGYLGLANGLGFLAGAAVGHFLLRSRLDPPDGHLLSLDVVRTILVTITASLGAGLLAHIADRMLGLEVLTDQWGGGGSLLRLAVLGLIMVPVIAGVLLAARVPEAEAALAVVRRRLGSRRATPPARALPSVPPRSERPLTYPDRKSSSSPHRHQQPHPVQRGPSADVADDWRRGRGSAVSDRPANGSPADHDSADSPETTRLPRPTGPAADDFQPDVPAAAKPDPVSAPEGRRPANDYAGDPTREPVAFESPREQTVETPLSGDDVHLIPGATIASGRYRLLVFHGGPANLQFWQALDTALDRQVALTFVDPDGTMPDHEVQEILTRTQRLGRIDMPGVARVLDVVSSGSGGLVVSEWIRGGSLAEVADTAPSPIGGARAVQSLAAAADVAHRQGVALSVDHPSRIRVSIDGDVALAFPATLADATPENDIRGIGAALYALLVNRWPLPERGEPSGLAQADRDAAGQPVEPKTVDRDIPFQISAAAIRAVQDGGAIRSAGTLLNLLQQATAVADRTDHLAPVEAAPEPAAEDWKPEPDPEAEARRRKGLIIGLSVGAAVLVLFVVLMGTVLSNIFGDVDDGLGGDELGLNSPTESSEQTSEPQAAGQVIEPSSVTVFSPEGEADAPDLAELAIDGDPSTVWPTDTYSDPEPFPNFKNGLGLMLQLPEPATLGSVTINLNSTGTSVQIRSSSTATPSSLEDTTALTQPTALRPGSNTIDVEDAAPTSHVLVWITKLGNVGGESRSDIAEITLRAAS, encoded by the coding sequence ATGGCAATAGCCACGCTGGTCAGCCGGCTCACCGGGTTCGCCCGGATGGTGCTGCTGGCCATCCTGCTCGGCGGGCCGCTGCTCAGTGCCTTCACCGTTGCCAACCAGCTGCCCAACCTGATCGCGGCGCTGGTGCTGGAGGCCACGTTCACCGCGATCTTCGTGCCCGTGCTCGCCCGCGCCGAACGCGACGACCCCGACGGCGGAGCGGCGTTCGTGCGCCGCCTGCTCACGCTGGCCACGACGCTGCTGCTGGTCGTCACCGCCGTGTCGATCGTGGCGGCGCCGCAGCTGGTGAACCTGATGCTGGGGTCCGACCCGGAGGTCAACCGCCCGCTCACCACCGCGTTCGCGTATCTGCTGCTGCCGCAGATCATCTTCTACGGCCTGTCGTCGGTGTTCATGGCGATCCTCAACACCCGCAACGTGTTCGGGCCACCGGCCTGGGCTCCGGTGGTCAACAACATGGTCGCCCTGGTCACGCTCGGGCTGTTCGCGCTCGTCCCCGGCGAGCTGTCCATCGACCCGGTCGCGATGGGCACCGCCAAACTCCTGGTGCTCGGCATCGGTACCACGCTGGGCGTGATCACCCAGGCCGCCGTGGTGTTCGTGGCGCTGCGTGCCCGCCACGTCAGCATGCGGCCGCTGTGGGGTATCGACGACCGGCTCAAGAAGTTCGGCATGATGGCACTGGCGATGGTGCTCTACGTGCTCATCAGCCAGGCAGGTCTGGTGGTGGGCAACCGGATCGCCGCCGGCGCAGCCGATTCGGGGCCGGCGATCTACAACTACACGTGGCTGATCCTGCAGCTGCCGTTCGGCATCATCGGCGTCACCGTGCTGACCGTGGTCATGCCGCGGCTGTCCCGCAACGCGGCCGCCGAGAACGGCCCCGCGGTGCTCGCCGACCTGTCGCTGGCCACCCGGCTGACCATGGTCACGCTGATCCCGATCGTCGCGATGATGACCGTCGGCGGGCCCGCGATCGGCAGCGCCCTGTTCTCCTACGGCAACTTCGGCGCCGCCGACGCCGGCTACCTCGGCGTGGCGATCTCCCTGTCCGCGTTCACGCTGATCCCATATACCCTGCTGCTGTTGCAGCTGCGGGTCTTCTACGCCCGCGAGGAGCCGTGGACCCCGATCGCGCTGATCGTCGTGATCACCGCGGTGAAGATCGCGGCGTCGGTGGCGGCGCCGCACCTGACCGACGACCCGAAGCTGGTGGCCGGCTACCTGGGTCTGGCCAACGGGCTGGGCTTCCTCGCCGGGGCCGCGGTCGGCCACTTCCTGCTGCGGTCCCGGCTGGATCCGCCGGACGGGCACCTGCTCAGCCTCGACGTGGTGCGGACCATCCTGGTCACCATCACCGCGTCGCTGGGAGCGGGCCTGCTCGCGCACATCGCCGATCGCATGCTGGGTCTGGAGGTGCTGACCGATCAGTGGGGCGGCGGGGGCTCGCTGCTGCGGCTGGCCGTCCTGGGCCTGATCATGGTGCCCGTCATCGCCGGGGTGCTGCTCGCGGCCCGGGTACCCGAGGCCGAGGCCGCACTCGCCGTGGTGCGTCGCCGCCTCGGATCCCGCCGGGCAACCCCGCCCGCCCGCGCTCTACCGTCCGTCCCGCCACGATCCGAGCGGCCCCTCACGTACCCTGATCGCAAGAGTTCGTCCTCGCCGCACCGCCACCAGCAGCCTCATCCGGTGCAGCGCGGACCTTCGGCCGACGTCGCCGACGACTGGAGGAGGGGGAGAGGATCCGCGGTGAGCGACAGACCCGCAAACGGTTCTCCGGCCGATCACGATTCCGCGGACAGCCCTGAAACCACTCGTCTCCCCCGGCCGACCGGTCCCGCGGCAGACGACTTCCAGCCCGACGTACCCGCCGCCGCGAAGCCCGATCCGGTGTCGGCACCGGAGGGTCGCAGGCCCGCGAACGACTACGCCGGTGACCCGACCCGCGAACCGGTGGCGTTCGAATCCCCGCGCGAGCAGACCGTCGAGACGCCGTTGTCCGGAGACGACGTCCACCTCATTCCCGGCGCGACGATCGCCTCCGGCCGCTACCGGCTGCTGGTTTTTCACGGCGGACCCGCCAACCTGCAGTTCTGGCAGGCCCTGGACACCGCGCTGGACCGACAGGTCGCGCTGACGTTCGTCGACCCCGACGGCACCATGCCCGACCACGAGGTGCAGGAGATCCTGACCCGCACCCAGCGGCTCGGACGCATCGACATGCCCGGCGTGGCACGTGTCCTCGACGTCGTCAGCAGCGGCTCGGGAGGCCTGGTCGTGTCGGAGTGGATCCGGGGCGGATCACTGGCCGAGGTCGCCGACACCGCGCCGTCCCCGATCGGCGGTGCCCGGGCCGTGCAGTCGCTGGCCGCGGCCGCCGACGTCGCGCACCGGCAGGGCGTCGCGTTGTCGGTGGATCACCCCAGCCGGATCCGGGTCAGCATCGACGGCGACGTCGCACTGGCGTTTCCGGCCACGCTGGCCGACGCCACCCCCGAGAACGACATCCGCGGGATCGGCGCCGCGCTGTACGCGCTGCTGGTCAACCGCTGGCCACTGCCCGAACGCGGTGAGCCCAGCGGCCTGGCGCAGGCAGACCGCGACGCCGCGGGTCAGCCCGTCGAACCCAAGACGGTCGACCGCGACATCCCGTTCCAGATCTCGGCTGCGGCCATCCGGGCCGTCCAGGACGGCGGGGCGATCCGCAGCGCGGGCACCCTGCTGAACCTGCTGCAGCAGGCCACCGCCGTCGCCGACCGCACCGACCACCTCGCCCCCGTCGAGGCCGCGCCCGAACCCGCCGCCGAGGACTGGAAGCCCGAGCCGGATCCCGAGGCCGAGGCGCGCCGCCGCAAGGGCCTGATCATCGGCCTGAGCGTCGGCGCGGCCGTGCTCGTGTTGTTCGTGGTGCTGATGGGCACCGTGCTCAGCAACATCTTCGGCGACGTCGACGACGGTCTGGGCGGCGACGAACTCGGCCTGAACTCCCCCACCGAATCCTCGGAACAGACCAGTGAACCGCAGGCCGCCGGGCAGGTCATCGAACCCAGCTCGGTCACCGTGTTCTCCCCCGAAGGTGAGGCCGACGCACCCGACCTGGCCGAGCTCGCCATCGACGGCGACCCGAGCACGGTGTGGCCCACCGACACCTACAGCGACCCGGAGCCGTTCCCGAACTTCAAGAACGGGTTGGGCCTGATGCTGCAGCTGCCGGAACCGGCGACGCTGGGATCGGTGACGATCAACCTCAACAGCACCGGCACCTCCGTGCAGATCCGTTCGTCGTCGACCGCCACCCCGTCCTCGCTGGAGGACACCACCGCACTGACCCAGCCGACCGCGCTTCGGCCAGGCTCCAACACCATCGACGTCGAGGACGCGGCACCGACATCACACGTGCTCGTGTGGATCACCAAGCTCGGGAACGTCGGCGGGGAGAGCCGCTCCGACATCGCCGAGATCACGCTGCGCGCCGCGTCCTGA
- a CDS encoding DUF6049 family protein, with translation MTRRAHRAWLRLAIAVLALSFAVAPTAAVAAHAQPAANQFLRLTIDTVTPDVMTTTSEPLVTVTGTVSNVGDRPVRDVVVRLEHAPAVTASTSLRTDLSGNLDQYQPVSDFITVAPEMARGQEVPFRLAAPVRSATYASLDIDDPGVYPVLVNVNGTPDYGAPARLDDTRFLLPVMGVPPEAGAERSGANTLESAVPPDTTRPVGLTMFWPLADRPRLAAGQPGGTAPVRLIDDELATSLAPGGRLDTMLSAVEFATSLEVDPAGEVTRALCLAVDPDLLVTVNAMTGGYVVNDAADAGAGTPTHPGTGQQAATDWLARLTALAQRMCVAPTVYAQADLDALRRVGDPGLSTIATTTGADIVDRLLGTTAIRGATLIGDGPVTAPAVRLLSDVYGPAGTVAIGAAPLAGPGDALDAAPATADAAPVRFTPGVTAALFDPAVGAALGGAGTTPETPTYLEPSLDIPLKQDSAVARRQDALGAMLWRTLNPDLAPREQILMPPLVWNLSADDAQSILTALASSIRSGLAEPRPLPEVIADAAATTESAPLPQGAQGNPRGRFDDGVISGIAAVTGRLWGLTAALTTDERTGLTGFSYTDPLREDLLRALSQSVPPDARNGLAQQRLTTVGRTVEDLFNAVTIVNPSGSYTLATERSPLPLALRNDLPVPIRVRLDIDAPPGMTVTDMGEIVLPPGFLPLKVPIEVHFTQRVAVDVALRTADGLPLGEPVRLSVHSNAYGKVLFFITLTGGVVLVLLVGRRLWHRFRGQPDRADLDRPDPIEVALAWDDGDDGHATGDRATGAGQDRAAPGPDGSRGRRTSTTTGGTGE, from the coding sequence GTGACGAGGCGGGCACACCGGGCATGGCTGCGGCTGGCCATCGCAGTCCTGGCGTTGTCGTTCGCCGTGGCGCCCACCGCAGCGGTCGCTGCGCACGCCCAGCCCGCGGCCAACCAGTTCCTGCGACTGACCATCGACACCGTGACCCCGGACGTCATGACGACCACCAGCGAACCCCTGGTGACCGTGACCGGCACCGTCAGCAACGTCGGTGACCGGCCGGTGCGTGATGTGGTCGTCCGGCTCGAACACGCGCCGGCGGTGACGGCCTCGACGTCGCTGCGCACCGATCTGTCCGGCAACCTCGACCAGTACCAACCGGTGTCGGACTTCATCACCGTCGCCCCGGAGATGGCCCGCGGCCAGGAGGTGCCGTTCCGGCTGGCCGCCCCCGTCCGGTCCGCCACCTACGCGTCGCTGGACATCGACGACCCCGGCGTCTACCCGGTCCTGGTCAACGTCAACGGCACCCCCGACTACGGCGCGCCGGCCCGACTCGACGACACCCGCTTCCTGCTGCCGGTCATGGGCGTTCCGCCCGAAGCCGGCGCTGAACGGTCCGGGGCGAACACGCTGGAGTCGGCGGTGCCGCCCGACACCACCCGCCCGGTGGGTCTGACGATGTTCTGGCCGCTGGCCGACCGGCCCCGACTGGCCGCCGGACAGCCGGGCGGCACTGCCCCGGTTCGACTGATCGACGACGAGCTCGCGACGTCGCTGGCCCCGGGCGGACGGCTGGACACGATGCTGTCGGCGGTGGAGTTCGCGACCAGCCTGGAGGTCGATCCCGCCGGCGAGGTGACCCGCGCGCTGTGCCTGGCGGTGGATCCCGATCTCCTGGTCACCGTCAACGCGATGACGGGCGGCTACGTCGTCAACGACGCCGCCGACGCCGGCGCGGGCACCCCGACGCACCCGGGCACCGGCCAGCAGGCCGCCACCGACTGGCTCGCCCGACTGACCGCACTCGCCCAACGCATGTGCGTCGCGCCCACGGTGTACGCCCAGGCCGACCTCGACGCGCTGCGGCGGGTGGGCGACCCGGGCCTGTCGACGATCGCGACCACCACAGGCGCCGACATCGTCGACCGCCTGCTCGGCACCACCGCGATCCGCGGCGCGACCCTGATCGGCGACGGCCCGGTCACCGCGCCCGCCGTGCGCCTGTTGTCCGACGTCTACGGTCCCGCAGGGACCGTCGCCATCGGGGCCGCACCACTGGCCGGCCCCGGCGATGCGCTGGACGCCGCCCCCGCCACCGCCGACGCCGCGCCGGTGCGGTTCACCCCCGGCGTCACCGCGGCGCTGTTCGACCCCGCGGTCGGGGCGGCGCTCGGCGGCGCAGGCACCACCCCGGAGACACCGACCTACCTGGAGCCGTCGCTGGACATCCCGCTCAAACAGGATTCCGCCGTGGCCCGCCGCCAGGACGCGCTCGGCGCCATGCTGTGGCGGACACTGAATCCCGACCTCGCGCCGCGCGAGCAGATCCTGATGCCGCCGCTGGTGTGGAATCTCAGCGCCGACGACGCGCAGTCGATCCTCACCGCCCTCGCCAGCAGCATCCGATCCGGTCTCGCCGAGCCGCGCCCACTCCCCGAGGTCATCGCCGACGCCGCCGCGACGACCGAGTCGGCCCCGCTGCCGCAGGGAGCGCAGGGCAATCCGCGAGGCCGCTTCGACGACGGCGTGATCTCGGGCATCGCCGCCGTGACAGGCCGGCTGTGGGGGCTGACCGCCGCGTTGACCACCGACGAGCGCACCGGGCTCACCGGGTTCAGCTACACCGACCCGCTGCGCGAGGATCTGTTGCGGGCGCTGAGTCAGTCCGTGCCGCCCGACGCCCGCAACGGCCTGGCCCAGCAGCGGCTGACCACCGTCGGGCGCACCGTCGAGGACCTGTTCAACGCCGTCACGATCGTCAATCCGAGCGGCTCCTACACGCTGGCCACCGAACGCAGTCCGCTGCCGCTGGCGCTGCGCAACGACCTGCCGGTGCCGATCCGGGTCCGGCTCGACATCGACGCACCGCCGGGTATGACGGTGACCGACATGGGTGAGATCGTGCTCCCGCCGGGCTTCCTGCCGCTGAAGGTGCCGATCGAGGTGCACTTCACCCAGCGGGTGGCGGTCGACGTCGCGCTGCGCACCGCCGACGGTCTGCCGCTCGGCGAACCGGTGCGGTTGTCGGTGCATTCCAACGCCTACGGCAAGGTGCTGTTCTTCATCACGCTGACCGGCGGGGTGGTACTGGTGCTGCTGGTGGGCCGGCGACTGTGGCACCGGTTCCGCGGTCAGCCCGACCGCGCGGACCTGGACCGCCCCGACCCGATCGAGGTCGCGCTGGCGTGGGACGACGGCGACGACGGCCACGCGACCGGGGACCGTGCCACCGGTGCCGGCCAGGACCGGGCCGCCCCCGGACCCGACGGTTCCCGCGGGCGACGCACCTCGACGACCACCGGTGGCACCGGTGAGTGA
- a CDS encoding NUDIX hydrolase, whose protein sequence is MSDGEQPKPRRRRGRRRGRRAAGPPEPGSQAPDSARTAGAKQNASTASGQNNTPSPKAQKSRPRRPPDRLRTVHETSAGGLVIDGIDGPKDRQVAALIGRVDRRGRMLWSLPKGHIEMGETAEQTAIREVAEETGIQGSVLAALGSIDYWFVTEGRRVHKTVHHYLMRFLDGELSDEDIEVTEVAWVPLHELPAKLAYADERRLAAVADQLIDTLHTDGPEALPPLPPTTPRRRGQTHSHTRRHRPDPTAQPQNGRRTNGCGQGP, encoded by the coding sequence GTGTCGGACGGGGAGCAACCCAAACCCAGACGGCGCCGAGGTCGGCGCCGCGGCCGACGCGCGGCAGGTCCGCCCGAACCCGGTAGCCAGGCCCCCGACAGCGCCCGGACCGCCGGCGCGAAGCAGAACGCATCCACCGCGTCCGGGCAGAACAACACCCCCTCCCCCAAAGCCCAGAAGTCGCGGCCCCGCCGACCCCCGGACCGGCTGCGCACCGTGCACGAGACGTCGGCCGGCGGGCTGGTGATCGACGGGATCGACGGGCCCAAGGACCGCCAGGTCGCCGCGCTGATCGGGCGTGTCGACCGCCGCGGCCGCATGCTGTGGTCGCTGCCCAAGGGCCACATCGAGATGGGTGAGACGGCCGAGCAGACCGCGATCCGCGAGGTCGCCGAGGAGACCGGCATCCAGGGCAGCGTGCTCGCCGCCCTGGGCAGCATCGACTACTGGTTCGTCACCGAGGGCCGCCGCGTGCACAAGACCGTGCACCATTACCTGATGAGGTTTCTCGACGGTGAGCTCTCCGACGAGGACATCGAGGTCACCGAGGTGGCCTGGGTGCCGCTGCACGAGCTGCCCGCCAAACTGGCCTACGCCGACGAACGGCGGCTGGCCGCGGTCGCCGACCAGCTGATCGACACGCTGCACACCGACGGGCCCGAGGCGTTGCCGCCGTTGCCGCCGACCACCCCGCGCCGGCGCGGCCAGACCCATTCGCACACCCGCAGACACCGACCCGACCCCACCGCACAACCCCAGAACGGCCGGCGGACGAACGGCTGCGGACAAGGACCGTGA
- the trxB gene encoding thioredoxin-disulfide reductase, whose product MTSSPTIHDVIVIGSGPAGYTAAVYAARAQLKPLVFEGSQFGGALMTTTEVENYPGFKDGIMGPELMDQMREQALRFGADLRMEDVDAVDLTGPVKTVTVGDETHHARSVILAMGAAARHLGVPGEDTLLGMGVSTCATCDGFFFRDQDIAVVGGGDSAMEEATFLTRFARSVTLIHRRDEFRASRIMLERAQANDKITILTNTAVTAIEGDPKVSGIRLRNTVTGEESELPVTGVFVAIGHDPRSELVRGQIDLDDEGYVKTRGRTTYTSVDGVFAAGDLVDHTYRQAITAAGTGCSASIDAERWLADHEETPTAPPTPTTADGSDLIGAQQ is encoded by the coding sequence ATGACCTCCTCACCTACCATCCATGACGTCATCGTCATCGGCTCCGGTCCGGCCGGTTACACCGCCGCCGTGTACGCCGCGCGTGCCCAGCTCAAGCCCCTCGTCTTCGAGGGCAGCCAATTCGGCGGCGCGCTGATGACCACCACCGAGGTCGAGAACTACCCCGGCTTCAAAGACGGCATCATGGGCCCCGAACTGATGGACCAGATGCGTGAGCAGGCCCTGCGCTTCGGCGCCGACCTGCGCATGGAAGACGTCGACGCGGTCGACCTGACCGGACCGGTCAAGACCGTCACCGTCGGCGACGAAACCCATCACGCCCGCTCGGTGATCCTGGCCATGGGTGCCGCGGCCCGCCATCTCGGCGTCCCCGGCGAGGACACCCTGCTCGGCATGGGCGTCAGCACCTGCGCCACCTGCGACGGCTTCTTCTTCCGCGACCAGGACATCGCCGTGGTCGGCGGCGGCGACTCGGCCATGGAGGAGGCCACCTTCCTGACCCGGTTCGCCCGCAGCGTCACGCTCATCCACCGTCGCGACGAGTTCCGCGCCTCTCGGATCATGCTCGAACGGGCCCAGGCCAACGACAAGATCACCATCCTGACCAACACGGCCGTCACCGCCATCGAGGGTGACCCCAAGGTCAGCGGCATCCGGTTGCGCAACACAGTCACCGGCGAAGAGTCCGAGCTGCCCGTCACCGGCGTGTTCGTCGCCATCGGGCACGACCCGCGCTCCGAGCTGGTCCGCGGCCAGATCGACCTGGACGACGAGGGTTACGTCAAGACCCGCGGGCGGACCACCTACACCTCGGTGGACGGTGTGTTCGCCGCCGGTGACCTGGTGGATCACACCTACCGGCAGGCCATCACCGCGGCCGGCACCGGATGTTCGGCCTCGATCGACGCCGAACGCTGGCTGGCCGACCACGAGGAGACCCCGACCGCTCCCCCCACCCCGACCACCGCCGACGGCAGCGACCTGATAGGAGCACAGCAATGA
- a CDS encoding acetyltransferase, which translates to MAARITPLRLEAFEQLPKHARRCVYWEVDPLTVGAEGHLSDPEFEKEAWLSMVMLEWGSCGQLAVDIKDVAVGEEPASDTGDEPCLGYVFYAPPRSVPRAGRFPTGPVSADAVLLTSLGIDPGEAAQELSRTLIAAVVGDLVRRGVRALEAFGRTAEVAALSDPAQRPADVIPVMEALGDCSVEQCVLDSDLLLDAGFVVVSHHTYFPRLRLELEQGLGWKADVEAALERLLQSAQLQTVGSGASSVQFA; encoded by the coding sequence GTGGCCGCTCGCATCACGCCTCTTCGGCTCGAAGCTTTCGAGCAGTTGCCGAAGCATGCACGGCGCTGCGTGTACTGGGAGGTCGACCCGCTCACTGTCGGCGCAGAAGGCCACCTGTCCGACCCCGAGTTCGAGAAGGAAGCGTGGCTGTCGATGGTCATGCTCGAATGGGGTTCGTGCGGGCAGTTGGCCGTCGACATCAAGGACGTCGCGGTTGGCGAGGAACCCGCATCCGACACCGGCGACGAACCATGCCTGGGGTACGTGTTCTACGCCCCGCCCCGGTCGGTGCCGCGGGCGGGGCGCTTTCCCACCGGTCCGGTCAGTGCGGACGCGGTGTTACTGACCTCGTTGGGTATCGACCCTGGCGAGGCGGCGCAGGAGTTGTCGCGCACGCTGATCGCTGCCGTGGTCGGAGATCTGGTGCGGCGCGGTGTCCGCGCGCTGGAGGCGTTCGGGCGGACCGCAGAGGTCGCCGCGCTGAGCGATCCCGCTCAGCGGCCGGCCGACGTCATCCCGGTGATGGAAGCGCTGGGGGATTGTTCGGTGGAACAATGCGTGCTCGACAGCGACCTGCTGCTCGACGCCGGTTTCGTCGTCGTGTCTCACCACACGTATTTCCCCCGGCTGCGTTTGGAGCTCGAGCAGGGCCTCGGCTGGAAGGCCGATGTGGAGGCAGCCCTGGAGCGGCTGCTGCAGAGCGCTCAACTGCAAACGGTCGGCTCGGGGGCGTCCTCGGTGCAATTCGCCTGA